The DNA window CATATTTGGCCGGATCTTCTTTCAACTTGGCCACGCACCCGGCACAGCAGGTGTAATAGCGCACGCCTTTGAAATCCACATAGCTGGCCGCGTTGGCATAAGCGGCGATATCTTCCTTGGCCACCGGGCAGAACAGCGCCTCTTGCTTGGGCAAGGTGCCGTATTTGGCCGGTTCTTTATCGAACTTGGCTTTGTTTTCTTTGCTGCTGAAGTGGTAGCGGATGCCTTGGTAGTCGCTGGTTTCGGCAATGATGCCCGGCGATTTGAGCCGCATGCCGCTCACCGGGTCGAACATGAAGTCGCCGGTGACCTTTT is part of the Armatimonadota bacterium genome and encodes:
- a CDS encoding YHS domain-containing protein yields the protein MLTTLIAFTVMAPAAKPFVCPVQGEEIKDVSAAGFHDYNGARFWFCCAGCDKSFAKEPGKYVAQQAKAKKVTGDFMFDPVSGMRLKSPGIIAETSDYQGIRYHFSSKENKAKFDKEPAKYGTLPKQEALFCPVAKEDIAAYANAASYVDFKGVRYYTCCAGCVAKLKEDPAKYAPNAKDHVKTPGVATEKADH